atcaaacaaattttattttattacttttggATATTATTCTTAGAAGGAATATTTAAAAAAACCATAACTGTTACATGATATTGTTTAAAAATAACTTTTGTAAGGTTTTTAagttattttcattatttaaatataaaattttatttatacatcacaaaaaaattaaaattaaatataaataaatttcacTCAATTTAAGTAACGCGATTTTTTAATTCATATTCCACGACGGTCTAAATGCTCTAGTTTGggccaattttcaatttttcgaaTTTTTACGCTCATCCTTAGTTCAAACTTCAAACGTTAGTTGACATGGGCCGAGACTGAGCCGGGCCATAGTTCAGTCCAAGTCAATTTTTGCGCTGTTCGCATCTTTTTTCTGCAAATTTTGCCCTGATGCGATAcaagattattatgtttaataattaaattttatcaaattattgCATAGAACACCACATAATTACCTTAATTCTAATGTGTCGTTAAATTTGAGCAACATCACCTAAACAAAACAAAACCATGCAGCACTGCCATTAATAACACAGACCCAACAACCAAAGACAAAACATTAAAAATACGAATTATTAAAATATTGCAAACACCAAAATAAATCCTAAAACGGTAATTAGCACACTTTCAATTTTCACAGTACCCTACTTCCATGCAAAATACTATACTTCCATTAAAAACTCTTTATCCTTCTCCAATTTCTCCATAGCTTGAGCTTCCATGGTGATTTCAGCGTCAATGCTCCGGCCACCGCTCTTCCCTTGATACAAATACACCATTCCATCGAACCTGTTGTTGGATCCACTCCTCACCCCTACCGGCTTTCCCCACCCGAAATCCACTTCGTAAACTTTAAACCTCGGGGAGCTTCCGACCGCTACGCAGTTGACACCGGCGTCTTTGAACTGGAAAATCTTCGGCGCTGCTTCCCATGCCTTGTTACGTTCATCGATGGCTTTAGCGTCGTGGGATTCTATAGCTTTTTGTATCACTGAAGCTCCGAATGACGGTGGGTTTTCCAATAACAACCCGGCCGCTGTGGcggtgaagatggcttgaatcaAGTTTCCGAAGTAACTGTCGGGCATCGGTGGATCAACCCTTTTACGACAATCGGCGAAGACAGTAAAAACCGTGTAGTCTTCGGGTTTAAGGTTACGTGCTTGGGATACGTGTCGCCAAATGTGGACAGCTAGAGATTGGAAAGTCGAGAACGGTTTAGAGCCATCGGACGGTGGTGGGGTTGAATTAACTCTCGATTTGATCTTATCGACGGCGGCTTCGGAAAAACGGAAGAGTTTCTCCCTCATCTGCGGCGCCGGCTGGCCTTGTTTGGTGGCGTCGTCGCCGTTGCAGGAAACAACCGGACTGAGGTCGAGCTTCACGCGGGTGTTTCGAGCTGTGGTCCGATCAAGAAACGGCGGCACAACGACGGAGCTCGAAGTACCGTTACAGATTTGAGCCCAAGAGCTCATAAAATGCCAAGTGGAGGTTCCGTCGAGGACGGCATGGTTGAAAGCACACCCCATTGCAACACCATCTTTCAACTTCGTCAACTGTATGGACAAAAGAGGCCTGTGAAGACCCTCCAAGTTCAAGACGCCATTAAAAGGTATCAATTCCTTAAATGAGCTCGTACCATCATCACCGGTCAATTCATCGACGGTAATCCCCTCTGCCACGGCTTCCACCACTTCAACACCATCCATATCATCGTCATAATCAACTCTAAGAACCCCATCGTCATCTTTCCCGAGCTTACCTCCTAGCTGATAAAACTCCTCTAACACCACCCTCAGCCCTTCCTTGAGCTTTTCAACCTTGTCCTCGAACTCACCACCACCGTCGTTCTTGTAAAACAGCAGCTTCTGGTTATAATAGAAAGCCAGGTAGGGGAGATCAAATGTGACCAACTGACACTCTTTTCTTCCTATCAACTTACCCGGCTTGACGTGGCTTTTTCCGGTGATTCTCACAGCGGTCGCCTCCTCCTCCTTCCCTGCTTCGACG
This is a stretch of genomic DNA from Gossypium arboreum isolate Shixiya-1 chromosome 11, ASM2569848v2, whole genome shotgun sequence. It encodes these proteins:
- the LOC108457188 gene encoding BAHD acyltransferase DCR-like, producing the protein MAGVEAGKEEEATAVRITGKSHVKPGKLIGRKECQLVTFDLPYLAFYYNQKLLFYKNDGGGEFEDKVEKLKEGLRVVLEEFYQLGGKLGKDDDGVLRVDYDDDMDGVEVVEAVAEGITVDELTGDDGTSSFKELIPFNGVLNLEGLHRPLLSIQLTKLKDGVAMGCAFNHAVLDGTSTWHFMSSWAQICNGTSSSVVVPPFLDRTTARNTRVKLDLSPVVSCNGDDATKQGQPAPQMREKLFRFSEAAVDKIKSRVNSTPPPSDGSKPFSTFQSLAVHIWRHVSQARNLKPEDYTVFTVFADCRKRVDPPMPDSYFGNLIQAIFTATAAGLLLENPPSFGASVIQKAIESHDAKAIDERNKAWEAAPKIFQFKDAGVNCVAVGSSPRFKVYEVDFGWGKPVGVRSGSNNRFDGMVYLYQGKSGGRSIDAEITMEAQAMEKLEKDKEFLMEV